One window from the genome of Mesoplodon densirostris isolate mMesDen1 chromosome 17, mMesDen1 primary haplotype, whole genome shotgun sequence encodes:
- the LOC132477474 gene encoding acidic leucine-rich nuclear phosphoprotein 32 family member B-like translates to MDMKRRIHLELRNRTPAAVRELVLDNCKSNDGKIEGLTAEFVNLEFLSLINVGLISVSNLPKLPKLKKLELSDNRIFGGLDMLAEKLPNLTHLNLSGNKLKDISTLEPLKKLECLKSLDLFNCEVTNLNDYRESVFKLLPQLTYLDGYDREDREAPDSDAEVDGVDEEEDDEEGEDEDKEEDEDGEEEEFDDEEDEDEDEDVEGEEDEDEVSGEEEEFGHDGEDDEDEDEDEDEEEEESGKGEKRKRETDDEGEDD, encoded by the coding sequence aTGGACATGAAGAGGAGGATCCACCTGGAGCTGAGGAACCGGACCCCGGCAGCTGTTCGAGAACTTGTCCTGGACAATTGCAAATCAAATGATGGGAAAATTGAGGGCCTAACAGCTGAATTTGTGAACTTAGAGTTCCTCAGTTTAATAAATGTAGGCTTGATTTCAGTTTCAAATCTCCCCAAACTACCTAAATTGAAAAAGCTTGAGCTCAGTGACAATAGAATCTTTGGAGGTCTGGATATGTTAGCAGAAAAACTTCCAAATCTTACACATCTAAACTTAAGTGGAAATAAACTGAAAGATATCAGCACCCTGGAACCTTTGAAAAAGTTGGAATGTCTGAAAAGCCTGGATCTGTTTAACTGTGAGGTTACGAACCTGAATGACTACCGAGAGAGTGTCTTCAAGCTCCTTCCCCAGCTGACCTACCTGGATGGCTATGACCGAGAGGATCGTGAAGCCCCTGACTCAGATGCCGAGGTAGATGGTGTGGATGAAGAAGAGGATGATGAAGAAGGAGAAGATGAGGACAAGGAGGAGGATGAGGATGGTGAGGAAGAAGAGTTTGATGATGAAGAGGATGAAGATGAAGACGAAGATGTAGAAGGGGAGGAGGATGAAGATGAAGTCagtggggaggaagaagaatttggACATGATGGAGAAGATGATGAGGAtgaagatgaggatgaggatgaagaagaggaagaaagcgGGAAAggtgaaaagaggaagagagaaacagatgatgaaggagaagatgattaa